A section of the Candidatus Tisiphia endosymbiont of Nedyus quadrimaculatus genome encodes:
- a CDS encoding phage head closure protein, translating to MKKSVARSLQHQVKILENFSTSEIEQEKWQEKLSVYAEIKPICDNRFTSIEPVNFGHIMTEGFYLFKIRFIKGITTKMRISFRDRQFEIKRIINVAEQSKFLNIIGLEIYVC from the coding sequence ATGAAAAAATCAGTAGCACGCAGTCTGCAGCATCAGGTAAAAATTTTAGAAAACTTTTCTACAAGTGAAATAGAGCAAGAAAAATGGCAAGAGAAATTATCTGTTTATGCTGAAATAAAACCTATTTGTGATAATCGATTTACATCGATAGAACCTGTGAATTTTGGTCATATTATGACGGAAGGGTTTTATCTGTTTAAAATAAGATTTATCAAAGGCATTACCACCAAGATGCGTATATCATTTAGAGATAGGCAATTTGAGATTAAGCGGATTATTAACGTGGCAGAACAAAGTAAATTCTTGAATATCATAGGGTTAGAGATATATGTCTGTTAA
- a CDS encoding nucleotidyltransferase domain-containing protein, with the protein MINLEQEDFLLLKSILKKYPYTFQAYGSRSKGSNRKFSDLDLCIMELISDEELLNLQEELAESDLPIKVDVKRWLVDMNEDFRSLIEKDLIPFPIINYANTTVVVTTQSCHS; encoded by the coding sequence ATGATTAATCTTGAACAAGAAGATTTTTTATTATTGAAATCTATCTTAAAAAAATATCCGTATACATTTCAAGCATATGGCTCTCGCAGTAAAGGTAGCAATAGGAAATTTTCTGATCTTGACCTCTGCATTATGGAGCTAATAAGTGATGAAGAATTACTTAACTTGCAAGAGGAATTAGCAGAATCTGATTTGCCAATTAAAGTAGATGTTAAAAGATGGCTTGTTGATATGAATGAGGATTTTAGGTCGCTGATAGAAAAAGATCTGATACCATTTCCTATTATTAACTACGCTAATACTACAGTTGTAGTTACTACCCAAAGCTGTCATTCTTAG
- the lnt gene encoding apolipoprotein N-acyltransferase, producing the protein MFSSKIFTLISGMISGLVFAPIFFIPGLFALALLCYQVQIANSWKEASILGFIFGYGHFLVSIYWISIGVTVYIDEFWWAVPLALFGLPIILACFIATICGFGFLAKNHHFYQFIFCLYWVFFEWVRSWIFTGLPWNLLGYAFSFSDILIQSSSIIGIYGLSFIVIYISTSFYHIFTKQYNLLKILLANSLVIIVLITSYGLLKLHNNPTSFSNIKVRLVQPSIPQIAKWDVEEFWKNFNLHIALSKEPGNVDLIIWSEAAMVAPHDYQPIKIKILKMLESKKAILITGGITNNGKNGEDFEIYTSLYALTEVGNKLFEYHKSHLVPFGEYMPLKWLFPFKKLTPGLLDYTAGDGQIVSLDKPNITIKPLICYESIFPNFVRTSNKLSDVIINVTNDAWYGNSTGPYQHLQISRMRSVENGLPMLRAANNGISAVIDPVGRIIQQRSINEVGYIDNLLPDKLKFETLYSQFGDICALLAIITILISYILIKNLININKKLLD; encoded by the coding sequence ATGTTCTCATCCAAAATATTCACCCTGATTTCAGGTATGATTAGTGGTTTAGTTTTTGCTCCAATTTTCTTTATACCTGGATTATTTGCCTTGGCACTGCTATGTTATCAAGTACAAATTGCTAATAGCTGGAAAGAAGCTTCTATATTAGGTTTTATATTTGGCTATGGGCATTTTTTAGTCAGTATATACTGGATTAGTATAGGGGTTACTGTTTATATTGATGAATTTTGGTGGGCAGTGCCACTGGCATTATTTGGTCTACCAATTATTTTGGCTTGTTTCATTGCTACAATCTGTGGTTTCGGATTCCTAGCCAAGAATCATCATTTTTATCAGTTTATTTTTTGCCTTTATTGGGTATTTTTTGAATGGGTAAGATCATGGATATTTACCGGGTTACCATGGAATTTGCTTGGATATGCTTTTTCATTTTCTGATATTCTAATTCAGTCTTCTAGTATCATAGGAATATATGGTTTAAGTTTTATTGTAATATATATATCAACTAGTTTTTATCATATCTTTACTAAACAATATAATCTATTAAAAATATTATTAGCAAATTCATTGGTAATAATCGTTCTAATAACTTCCTACGGTTTATTAAAGCTACATAACAATCCTACCAGCTTCTCAAATATAAAAGTCCGACTAGTTCAGCCAAGTATTCCACAAATTGCTAAGTGGGACGTTGAAGAATTTTGGAAAAATTTTAATCTTCATATCGCATTGTCTAAAGAGCCGGGCAACGTAGACCTAATTATATGGTCGGAAGCTGCTATGGTAGCACCGCATGATTACCAACCAATCAAAATAAAAATATTAAAGATGCTGGAAAGTAAAAAGGCAATTTTAATTACTGGTGGTATAACAAATAATGGTAAGAACGGGGAGGATTTTGAAATTTATACGAGTTTATACGCTTTAACAGAAGTGGGAAATAAATTATTTGAGTATCATAAATCTCATTTAGTACCATTTGGTGAGTATATGCCTCTCAAATGGCTATTCCCATTTAAGAAACTAACCCCTGGGTTGTTAGATTATACCGCAGGAGATGGACAGATCGTTAGTCTTGATAAACCTAATATAACCATAAAACCACTTATTTGCTATGAATCAATTTTTCCAAATTTTGTTCGAACGAGTAATAAACTCTCAGATGTGATCATTAATGTCACTAACGATGCATGGTATGGAAACTCCACTGGTCCATACCAACATTTACAGATCAGTCGTATGCGTAGTGTAGAAAACGGTCTTCCTATGCTTAGAGCGGCTAATAATGGTATATCGGCTGTAATAGATCCCGTAGGCAGAATTATTCAACAACGTAGCATCAATGAAGTAGGTTATATAGATAACTTACTTCCCGACAAGCTAAAATTTGAAACTTTATACTCACAATTTGGAGATATATGTGCCTTGTTAGCAATAATAACTATCCTTATTAGTTACATTTTAATAAAAAATCTTATCAATATCAATAAAAAATTA
- a CDS encoding Rpn family recombination-promoting nuclease/putative transposase: protein MIELIILKEKGVIDMEKYLDPTNDSLFKKIFRDKENLKEFLNSVLDLSEMYRIKEIEFIPVEELAGIHKGRRSVFDLKVKDESGNWYIIEMQKRNETDYLKRVQYYSAHSYVGQLIEGLTHLDLLPVIVISLVKTRIFDKEVPYISIHKNVETTTNKQYLFDLSYIFIELGKFKKTQLTSVADEWLHLFKCATQETEPPKDIKSSKVLDAYHMIERYKLTPAEYDLYIRTKLQEDAEEIALEENFNKGKAEEKIAMAKKMLADNEPIEKIVKYTELSIEEIEKLKK from the coding sequence ATGATAGAGTTAATAATATTGAAGGAAAAGGGAGTAATTGATATGGAAAAATATTTAGACCCAACAAATGATAGTTTGTTTAAGAAAATCTTCCGTGATAAGGAGAATTTAAAAGAATTTCTTAATAGTGTTCTTGATTTATCTGAAATGTACAGAATTAAGGAAATTGAATTTATTCCAGTAGAAGAATTAGCGGGGATTCATAAGGGTAGGAGAAGTGTATTTGATTTAAAAGTTAAAGATGAATCAGGAAACTGGTACATTATCGAAATGCAGAAAAGAAATGAAACCGATTATTTAAAAAGAGTACAATATTATTCTGCCCATTCATATGTTGGGCAACTTATAGAAGGTTTAACTCACTTGGATTTATTGCCAGTAATAGTGATTTCATTGGTAAAAACTAGAATATTTGACAAAGAAGTGCCTTATATAAGTATTCATAAAAATGTTGAGACTACTACTAATAAACAATATTTATTTGACCTCTCTTATATATTTATAGAGCTTGGAAAATTTAAAAAAACACAATTAACGAGTGTTGCTGATGAGTGGTTACATCTATTCAAATGTGCAACACAAGAGACAGAACCACCTAAAGATATTAAGAGCAGTAAGGTATTAGATGCTTACCATATGATTGAACGGTATAAGCTTACCCCAGCAGAATACGACTTATATATTAGAACCAAATTGCAGGAAGATGCAGAAGAAATTGCTCTAGAAGAAAATTTTAATAAAGGTAAAGCTGAAGAAAAAATAGCAATGGCAAAAAAAATGCTAGCTGATAATGAGCCGATAGAAAAAATAGTTAAATATACAGAACTATCCATAGAAGAAATAGAAAAGCTAAAGAAATAA
- a CDS encoding enoyl-ACP reductase gives MQVKVTGLLDGKKGLITGVANNLSISWAIAQMAKEHGANLAFTYQGEVLAKRVIPLAEEIKCDFVVPCDVTDAESLDNLFKIIEQKWGKLDFLVHSIAFSDRNELQGRYIDTSLSNFLNTMNISCYSLIALAKRAEPLMQDGGSILTLTYYGSQKVVRNYNVMGPAKAALESSVKYLATDMGSNNIRVNAISAGPIKTLASSGINDFKTMLALHEAASPLRRNTSQRDVAGATLYLLSNLAEGVTGEIHYVDCGYNTTVGMGKASSNCH, from the coding sequence ATGCAAGTTAAAGTCACTGGTTTGCTTGATGGTAAGAAGGGATTAATTACAGGTGTCGCTAATAATTTATCAATATCTTGGGCTATTGCTCAAATGGCCAAAGAACATGGTGCAAACTTAGCCTTTACCTATCAAGGAGAAGTGCTTGCAAAACGCGTTATACCACTTGCTGAAGAAATTAAGTGTGATTTCGTTGTTCCGTGTGATGTAACAGATGCAGAATCACTTGATAATTTGTTTAAAATTATTGAGCAGAAGTGGGGCAAACTCGATTTCTTGGTTCATTCTATTGCTTTTTCTGATAGGAATGAATTACAAGGCAGATACATAGATACCTCATTGTCTAACTTTCTTAATACCATGAATATATCATGTTATTCTCTAATTGCCTTGGCAAAACGTGCAGAACCTTTGATGCAAGATGGTGGCAGTATCCTTACCCTAACTTATTATGGTTCACAAAAAGTAGTCCGTAATTATAATGTCATGGGGCCTGCTAAAGCTGCGTTAGAATCTAGTGTAAAATATCTTGCAACTGATATGGGATCAAATAACATCCGAGTAAATGCCATATCAGCTGGTCCTATAAAAACTCTAGCATCTAGTGGTATTAATGATTTCAAAACTATGTTAGCTCTCCATGAAGCTGCATCGCCGTTACGCAGAAACACTTCTCAGCGTGATGTTGCAGGGGCTACATTATACTTGCTGAGTAACTTAGCAGAAGGAGTTACTGGTGAAATACATTATGTAGATTGTGGCTATAACACTACAGTAGGGATGGGTAAAGCTTCTAGTAATTGCCATTAA
- a CDS encoding TatD family hydrolase, with protein sequence MILIDSHCHLNMLKEDLSTIIARAKDNGVQYMQTICTTLEELPAILEIAVKYGNIFASCGVHPNEVKEIAMCETIVDYSNHPKIIGIGETGLDYYYQTSDKNKQIGSFGQHIQASQSTGLPIIVHTREAEEDTIDILSSEIQNAPFTGLIHCFTSSKHLAKKMLDLGMYISVAGIVTFKNAASLQDIVRYIPLDRLLIETDSPYLAPVPMRGKQNEPAFVKYVAEKIAEIKETNLETIASATSKNFMSLFTKTHLMYSTTV encoded by the coding sequence ATGATATTAATTGACTCTCATTGCCATTTAAACATGTTGAAAGAAGATTTATCAACAATAATAGCTCGGGCTAAGGATAATGGTGTTCAGTACATGCAGACTATCTGTACTACCCTTGAGGAATTACCGGCTATTTTAGAAATAGCCGTAAAATACGGCAATATATTTGCCTCATGTGGCGTACATCCTAATGAAGTCAAAGAAATCGCTATGTGCGAAACTATTGTGGATTATTCTAATCACCCTAAAATTATTGGTATTGGTGAAACTGGTCTTGATTATTATTACCAAACATCTGACAAAAATAAACAGATTGGTTCTTTTGGGCAACATATACAAGCATCTCAAAGTACCGGGTTACCAATTATAGTACATACAAGAGAAGCAGAAGAAGATACTATTGATATTTTAAGCAGTGAAATACAAAACGCACCATTTACCGGTCTTATTCATTGCTTTACATCCTCAAAACATTTGGCAAAGAAAATGCTTGACCTTGGTATGTATATATCGGTTGCTGGAATTGTAACTTTTAAAAATGCAGCTAGTTTACAGGATATAGTACGTTATATTCCACTAGATAGATTATTAATTGAAACAGATTCTCCTTACCTAGCCCCCGTTCCAATGCGTGGAAAGCAAAATGAGCCAGCCTTTGTTAAATATGTAGCAGAAAAAATAGCTGAAATAAAGGAAACAAACCTAGAAACAATAGCAAGTGCCACTTCCAAAAATTTTATGTCTTTATTTACTAAAACACATCTTATGTATTCAACTACTGTTTGA
- a CDS encoding DUF2163 domain-containing protein, whose protein sequence is MTVALAENIDNPIAELQGFTYCFHIKLQDSLDLYLTESDRSLSIDNVIFVPNSGVTLKEGGFNDSAQNYIILEGVFENEGVKQHHDLAQAMVKIYVCFANSCRHFVTYRCITYTKRDLDFTLRLEPNIDVYNQSLLQSFSKNCRANFGDLKCKIDKTVYSQIYNIKEMFGRTMVISNLDKENGYFNYGDASLADGQGNAQFYSKILNHSENLITLDKTIPDNMKHNKIVLLTVGCDKKFITCCNKFNNAVNFRGEPLIPDDNFIKVI, encoded by the coding sequence ATGACAGTAGCTTTAGCAGAAAATATTGATAATCCCATAGCTGAATTACAGGGGTTTACTTATTGTTTCCATATAAAACTACAAGATAGTCTTGATCTGTATCTTACCGAGTCTGATAGATCATTATCAATTGATAATGTAATATTTGTTCCGAATTCTGGAGTGACTTTAAAGGAAGGAGGATTTAATGATTCTGCCCAGAATTACATTATCTTAGAAGGAGTTTTTGAGAATGAGGGAGTAAAGCAACATCATGATTTAGCACAAGCTATGGTCAAGATATATGTTTGTTTTGCTAACTCTTGTAGGCATTTTGTTACTTATCGCTGCATCACTTATACCAAAAGAGATTTGGATTTTACTTTACGTTTAGAGCCAAATATAGATGTATATAATCAGTCGTTACTGCAATCTTTTAGTAAGAATTGTCGTGCTAATTTTGGTGATTTGAAATGCAAAATAGATAAAACAGTTTATAGTCAGATATATAATATTAAGGAAATGTTTGGTAGAACTATGGTTATCTCAAACCTTGATAAAGAAAATGGTTATTTCAATTACGGGGATGCTAGTTTAGCTGATGGTCAGGGTAATGCTCAGTTTTATAGTAAAATCCTTAATCATTCTGAGAATTTAATTACATTGGATAAAACAATTCCCGATAATATGAAGCATAATAAAATTGTTTTACTTACTGTAGGTTGTGATAAAAAATTTATAACTTGTTGCAATAAGTTCAACAATGCAGTAAATTTCAGAGGAGAGCCATTGATTCCTGATGATAACTTTATCAAAGTGATTTAG
- a CDS encoding mitochondrial fission ELM1 family protein yields MIDTTKPKIWVLADSSVGNANQAIALAEKIKLGYELKPIEYNFWGNLPNFLLRLSPIHVKKELLQSWEFITDRQGFPDLIISAGRRTASLASYLKHKSNGRIKIVQIMHPNLPFKQFDLIILPHHDKVSKEELNVYSSDLSILRITGGLNNVQAKIQDGGIELRKNYPKLGKFISVIIGGNSKNYTFTDDNARQIATILSNLIQKSKEYSLFISFSRRTPNSAKEIIKNNISSFAIIYDPTEENTKPNPYFGMLSQADYIISTADSISMCSEAASTGKPLYIFCPNNFKSPKHLSFTQKLVELAIARILDESVTQLEQYNYLPLNEVEKIANIIVSKNWIRS; encoded by the coding sequence ATGATAGATACTACTAAACCTAAAATTTGGGTACTGGCTGACAGCAGCGTAGGTAACGCCAATCAAGCCATAGCTCTAGCAGAAAAGATCAAGCTTGGTTACGAATTAAAACCCATTGAATATAATTTTTGGGGTAATTTGCCAAATTTCTTACTCCGATTAAGCCCTATCCATGTAAAAAAGGAACTATTACAATCGTGGGAATTTATTACAGACAGGCAAGGATTCCCAGACTTAATAATTTCTGCCGGGAGAAGAACTGCTTCTTTAGCAAGTTATTTAAAACATAAGTCTAATGGTAGAATAAAAATTGTTCAAATTATGCACCCTAACCTACCGTTCAAGCAATTTGATCTAATTATTTTACCACACCATGATAAAGTTAGTAAGGAAGAACTAAATGTGTACTCAAGTGATTTGAGTATATTGAGAATTACTGGGGGTCTGAACAATGTCCAAGCAAAAATACAGGATGGCGGTATTGAATTACGTAAAAATTATCCAAAACTTGGGAAATTTATCTCAGTAATTATCGGTGGTAATAGTAAAAATTATACTTTTACCGATGATAATGCTCGCCAAATTGCAACAATATTATCTAATCTTATACAAAAAAGCAAAGAATATAGCTTGTTTATTAGTTTTAGTAGACGCACCCCCAATTCAGCAAAAGAAATTATTAAAAACAATATATCTTCCTTTGCCATTATTTATGATCCAACAGAGGAAAACACTAAACCTAACCCTTATTTTGGTATGTTATCACAGGCAGATTACATAATTTCCACTGCTGATTCGATTTCAATGTGTAGTGAGGCAGCCTCCACTGGCAAGCCTCTTTACATATTTTGTCCTAATAATTTTAAATCACCTAAACATCTATCGTTTACACAAAAATTGGTAGAATTAGCAATAGCGAGAATATTAGACGAATCTGTAACTCAGCTTGAACAGTATAATTATCTCCCGCTTAATGAAGTAGAAAAAATTGCTAATATAATAGTCTCAAAAAATTGGATACGCTCATGA
- a CDS encoding head-tail connector protein gives MHKKNIFKVIELIPQTIWTLVEVKNYMRIEGNYDDDLINSLIDAAIMVAENFTKLTIITRRIEFVCNIKNQQNFQLKYQPIKELVKITLTSSDGSAIELQSRQYYLDMARSLLCLNKKLENCQLMIEYFAGYDRINIPASIRHGILMHIAEMYDRERQNATSLSTEVKNLYLAYRQLKI, from the coding sequence ATGCATAAAAAAAATATATTTAAGGTTATTGAATTAATTCCTCAGACTATTTGGACTTTGGTAGAAGTTAAAAACTATATGAGGATAGAAGGTAATTATGATGATGATTTAATTAATAGTTTAATAGATGCGGCAATTATGGTCGCTGAGAATTTTACTAAACTTACGATAATAACAAGGAGGATAGAATTTGTTTGCAATATTAAAAATCAGCAAAATTTTCAGTTAAAATATCAACCGATAAAGGAGCTAGTAAAAATTACTCTAACAAGTAGTGATGGATCAGCGATTGAGTTGCAATCTAGGCAATATTACCTAGATATGGCTAGATCATTATTATGCTTAAATAAAAAATTAGAAAATTGCCAACTAATGATTGAATATTTTGCTGGTTATGATAGAATTAATATCCCAGCATCAATAAGACATGGCATATTAATGCATATAGCAGAAATGTATGACAGAGAAAGGCAAAATGCTACTTCTTTGTCAACGGAAGTTAAGAATTTGTATTTAGCATATAGACAATTAAAAATATAG
- a CDS encoding GIY-YIG nuclease family protein — MVLIYVGVTSNLVKRVYDHKNSMIKGFTSRYNCILLVFYEILDTMTAAIVREKQIKAGSRAKKLQLIEIMNPGWHDLYEDIV; from the coding sequence ATGGTACTCATATATGTAGGCGTTACTTCAAATTTGGTTAAAAGAGTTTATGATCATAAGAATTCTATGATCAAAGGTTTTACTTCACGGTATAATTGTATACTATTAGTCTTTTATGAAATCTTAGATACAATGACTGCTGCTATTGTTAGAGAAAAACAAATTAAAGCTGGAAGCAGAGCTAAAAAGTTACAATTAATTGAGATAATGAATCCAGGATGGCATGACTTATATGAAGATATTGTTTAA
- a CDS encoding TIGR02217 family protein codes for MNFHDIRMPKFIETFAVGRPEFATSCAMTLSGREVRNLDREYAKQKYLIKNCRLSSLEFEQFSSFFRARRGGNFAFRFRDNVDYQVSRQIIGKGDGELTQFQLVKLYEDPILPYARTISKPVFGSGEFYVNDINTEIQVDYNTGVVTLPKPLDKDQILTGNFIFDVAVRFASDSFEYFYSSDGSIELSPIELLEVI; via the coding sequence ATGAATTTTCATGATATACGTATGCCAAAATTTATTGAAACTTTTGCTGTTGGCAGACCAGAATTTGCTACTTCTTGTGCTATGACATTATCGGGCAGAGAAGTGAGAAATTTAGATAGAGAATATGCTAAACAAAAATATTTGATTAAAAATTGTCGTCTGAGTAGTCTCGAATTTGAACAGTTTAGTTCTTTCTTTAGAGCGAGAAGAGGAGGGAATTTTGCCTTTCGTTTTAGAGATAATGTTGATTATCAAGTATCAAGGCAAATTATTGGCAAAGGTGATGGGGAATTAACTCAATTCCAACTGGTTAAACTATATGAAGACCCAATTTTGCCCTATGCTAGGACAATTAGTAAACCGGTATTTGGTAGTGGAGAATTCTATGTTAATGATATCAATACAGAAATTCAAGTTGATTATAATACTGGAGTAGTAACCTTGCCAAAACCATTAGATAAAGATCAAATTTTGACAGGTAATTTTATTTTTGATGTAGCTGTGCGATTTGCTAGTGATAGTTTTGAATATTTTTATTCTTCTGACGGGTCAATAGAATTATCTCCCATAGAATTATTGGAGGTTATATGA
- a CDS encoding invasion associated locus B family protein, which produces MTNCIKKSLFVTAGLAVMGLGLFLGNPSRVDAAVKEGQKFSDWVVNCTTDAEKRQVCYLSQAINSTNKDGKQQVLAVYQVGYLGSGKAKSLKMIQIVPTDVSVAPGTSIISSQKLVAPGKYVTCTKDSCQAVAEISDKDLKDILSKDANPIVGIMNSAGQQVNLPLSTKGLEEGLKALK; this is translated from the coding sequence ATGACAAACTGTATTAAAAAATCATTGTTTGTTACAGCTGGTCTTGCTGTAATGGGTTTGGGACTATTTCTTGGTAATCCTAGTAGAGTTGATGCTGCGGTTAAAGAGGGGCAAAAATTTTCAGATTGGGTAGTTAACTGCACCACAGATGCTGAAAAAAGACAGGTCTGTTATTTAAGTCAAGCAATTAACTCTACCAATAAAGATGGTAAACAACAAGTGTTAGCTGTGTATCAAGTAGGTTATTTGGGTAGTGGTAAGGCAAAAAGTTTAAAAATGATACAAATAGTTCCTACTGATGTTTCTGTTGCTCCAGGTACGTCAATTATTAGTTCTCAAAAATTAGTTGCTCCAGGTAAGTACGTTACTTGTACAAAAGATTCTTGTCAGGCTGTTGCTGAAATATCAGATAAAGATCTTAAAGATATTTTATCAAAAGATGCTAATCCTATCGTGGGGATAATGAATTCAGCTGGTCAACAAGTAAATCTTCCACTTTCTACGAAAGGTCTTGAA
- a CDS encoding phage major capsid protein, which translates to MYTQNLQQNQVIQNLIIKSSADNSVVISGYASVYNISDQHNDLIVKGAFASANHSHIKFLWQHDWQKPIGVIKSLIEDDYGLKVEAVINNKIEKGKEAIELVRQGAVDSLSIGFNIKIANYNNLNQRIITEAELIEVSIVTFPANYQAKISHITKQIYSNDTILMENNMDTELMTKQNSNEMKINELQEKIYNLENFLSRPEIGGMQDIEYKTAFDSYIRKGSQSELIQKSLNSGEQEGGVLLVPTLYNSIITEINARSPMRQLASIEIISSNALDIVIEDGNFASGWVGDLEARDETTASKLKQQRIFVHELYAQPKASQTLIDDSAIRIENWLIERLRDSFVKAENDAFINGDGKKRPQGILSGYHDKIEHFDMGEQVTAEKLLDFINLLDEEYLANASFLMNRTTLSFIQKLQDNNGRFIWQQSLSDSLKQTIFGVPVVCCSEMPVIRKDNIAIAIGDFKSAYKIIDRGGINIMRDPYTDKPFVKFYAVKRVGGDVVNQSAIKLAIFS; encoded by the coding sequence ATGTATACTCAAAACTTACAGCAGAATCAAGTGATTCAAAATTTAATCATAAAATCTAGTGCAGACAATAGCGTAGTTATTTCAGGTTATGCTAGTGTTTATAATATTTCTGATCAGCATAATGACTTAATTGTTAAAGGAGCTTTTGCCTCAGCTAATCATTCGCATATCAAGTTTCTTTGGCAACATGATTGGCAAAAACCAATAGGTGTAATTAAGTCTTTGATAGAGGATGATTACGGCTTAAAAGTTGAAGCTGTAATTAATAATAAAATTGAAAAAGGCAAAGAGGCTATAGAACTTGTCCGTCAAGGGGCAGTTGATAGTCTTTCCATCGGTTTTAATATAAAAATAGCAAACTACAATAACTTAAACCAAAGAATTATCACTGAAGCTGAATTAATTGAGGTTAGTATAGTAACTTTCCCAGCCAATTATCAGGCTAAGATTTCACATATCACAAAACAAATATATTCAAATGATACAATTTTAATGGAGAATAACATGGATACAGAATTAATGACCAAACAAAACAGTAATGAGATGAAAATCAATGAGTTACAGGAGAAAATATATAATCTAGAAAATTTTCTATCTCGTCCAGAAATAGGGGGGATGCAAGATATTGAGTATAAAACAGCTTTTGATAGTTATATTCGTAAAGGTAGCCAAAGTGAATTAATCCAAAAATCCTTAAATAGTGGGGAGCAGGAAGGTGGGGTATTATTAGTACCAACTTTATATAATAGTATAATCACTGAGATTAACGCTAGATCACCTATGAGGCAATTAGCATCAATTGAAATAATTTCTAGTAATGCCCTTGATATAGTAATTGAAGATGGCAATTTTGCTAGTGGTTGGGTTGGCGATCTAGAGGCAAGAGATGAAACAACTGCTTCTAAGTTAAAGCAACAGAGAATTTTTGTACATGAGCTTTACGCTCAGCCAAAAGCCAGCCAAACTTTGATAGATGATTCAGCTATTAGGATAGAGAACTGGCTGATAGAGCGTTTAAGAGATAGTTTTGTAAAAGCCGAAAATGATGCATTTATTAATGGAGATGGTAAGAAGAGACCACAGGGTATTTTATCTGGATATCATGATAAAATAGAACATTTTGATATGGGTGAGCAAGTTACCGCAGAAAAATTACTGGATTTTATCAATTTACTTGATGAAGAATATTTGGCAAATGCTAGTTTTTTAATGAACCGTACTACCTTGTCATTCATTCAAAAACTGCAAGATAATAATGGTCGTTTTATTTGGCAGCAGTCGCTCTCGGACTCTTTAAAGCAAACAATTTTTGGAGTGCCTGTGGTTTGTTGTTCTGAGATGCCCGTGATAAGGAAAGATAATATTGCAATTGCCATAGGTGATTTTAAATCAGCATATAAAATTATAGATCGTGGTGGTATTAATATCATGAGAGACCCTTATACCGATAAGCCATTTGTAAAATTTTATGCAGTAAAAAGAGTAGGAGGCGATGTAGTAAATCAGAGCGCTATTAAATTGGCGATATTTAGCTGA